One window from the genome of Rhodothermales bacterium encodes:
- a CDS encoding RNA pseudouridine synthase, which yields MPTPFSEYVLYCDNHLLVVCKPAGMPSQRDRTGDPDLLTAGKGYLKEKFDKPGRVFLGLAHRLDRPASGVMVLARTSKAASRLGRQFLDRDVEKQYVALVEGSVVGQGTTEAGYLKKSERGVVAASRGEEGAQYAELDWEKVKETARGTIVNVRLKTGRKHQIRHQLARIGHPIVGDMRYGATREFDGRNLALHCYLLTIDHPTLGHAMSWQALPPLSWGSEREDFREWVDRGANPGEWGGM from the coding sequence ATGCCGACGCCGTTTTCCGAGTACGTTCTATACTGCGACAATCACCTGCTCGTCGTTTGCAAGCCCGCCGGGATGCCGTCGCAGCGGGACCGTACCGGTGATCCTGACTTGCTGACAGCGGGGAAGGGCTACCTGAAGGAGAAGTTCGACAAGCCGGGACGCGTATTTCTCGGACTTGCGCATCGGCTCGATCGGCCGGCGTCGGGCGTGATGGTGCTGGCTCGGACATCCAAGGCGGCATCACGTCTGGGTCGTCAGTTTCTGGACCGCGACGTAGAGAAGCAATACGTAGCACTTGTGGAGGGTTCTGTCGTCGGCCAGGGGACGACAGAGGCCGGGTATTTGAAGAAGTCTGAGAGGGGAGTTGTGGCTGCTTCGAGGGGTGAAGAAGGTGCTCAGTATGCGGAGTTGGATTGGGAGAAGGTCAAGGAAACGGCGAGAGGGACAATAGTAAACGTACGTCTAAAGACGGGTCGGAAGCATCAGATCCGTCATCAGTTGGCTCGGATCGGACATCCTATTGTGGGCGACATGAGGTACGGTGCGACCCGGGAATTCGATGGACGCAACCTTGCCCTGCACTGCTATTTGCTGACTATCGACCATCCTACGCTCGGGCATGCCATGTCCTGGCAAGCGCTCCCACCGCTCTCGTGGGGCAGCGAGAGGGAGGACTTCCGGGAATGGGTCGATCGCGGAGCCAACCCAGGCGAATGGGGCGGCATGTAG
- the hpt gene encoding hypoxanthine phosphoribosyltransferase, which produces MKSTDLTSKESAVYCRGERFRLYLSDETIQNRVDELGAEISRDFAGKTPVLIGILNGSFMFLADLLRSVDVDCEVDFLKLSSYGANKISSGVVRELKKIDADIKGRHVIVVEDIVDTGLSIEFILHRLQEYEPASLSVATLLHKHEATQIEIELDYVGFRIDDLFVIGYGLDYGQLGRNLDQIYILDDNPAK; this is translated from the coding sequence ATGAAGTCGACTGATCTGACGAGCAAAGAGTCCGCCGTGTACTGCCGTGGTGAACGTTTTCGTCTGTATCTGAGCGACGAGACGATCCAGAATCGGGTGGATGAACTCGGTGCCGAGATTTCACGTGACTTTGCCGGCAAGACCCCTGTGTTGATCGGAATCCTGAACGGGTCGTTCATGTTTCTGGCTGATCTTCTCCGGTCTGTAGATGTGGACTGTGAAGTCGATTTCCTCAAGCTTTCGAGTTACGGAGCAAACAAGATCTCCAGCGGCGTAGTGCGCGAACTAAAGAAGATTGACGCCGACATAAAAGGCCGGCACGTCATCGTCGTCGAAGACATCGTCGACACCGGGCTTTCAATCGAGTTCATTCTGCACCGGCTTCAGGAGTACGAACCGGCCTCCCTGAGTGTAGCGACGCTTCTGCACAAGCATGAAGCCACGCAGATCGAGATCGAACTTGACTACGTCGGCTTTCGAATCGACGACCTTTTCGTTATTGGATACGGACTGGACTACGGACAGCTCGGTCGGAATCTGGATCAGATCTACATCCTTGACGACAATCCAGCCAAGTAG
- the hemH gene encoding ferrochelatase — MTPRQFLQRFNPDDRLATGRYFPSGGLALGGDDHVGVVLLGLGGPNDRSELEAFLYSRWMDPVLDSRGPVLGRHRLANVAARAAARFVWQDYEEIGGECPANRLVREQASALQEELNERLGPYTGARFSTYISMRHGSPSSEDALAEMRARNVNRIVLVPLYPQYSMSTTGTSLAYWSTLMSLQTEGTAPASAVLEYSAHPKYLQAVSERMDQALQRFPKRVRRNVEIVFCAEHASTHGPLHDHDSLCELAHTTVSRLGTMRNDSRPYNVACFCPGVRQGRRDQRDMRRVVQRLVTEGAEAVMVVPLGVATDDVWTAYTLDILLRQTAGELGIGSYEVASGLNCHPLFIASLAEMVGAQFSDATASALSESAGETDDNTRRHPVRKRDSERSPGCPTCHGPVKAHEWSSTPRRGKTLG; from the coding sequence ATGACACCGCGCCAGTTCCTGCAGAGGTTTAATCCCGACGATCGTCTGGCCACAGGGCGGTACTTCCCATCGGGAGGGTTGGCCCTGGGCGGTGACGATCATGTCGGTGTGGTGCTGCTGGGTCTTGGTGGACCGAATGATCGTTCGGAGTTGGAAGCCTTCCTCTATTCACGGTGGATGGATCCGGTGCTTGACTCGAGGGGCCCCGTGCTTGGGCGACACCGACTCGCAAACGTCGCCGCACGTGCAGCGGCGAGATTTGTGTGGCAGGACTATGAAGAAATCGGCGGAGAATGCCCGGCCAATCGACTGGTTCGCGAACAGGCGTCGGCCTTGCAGGAGGAGCTGAACGAACGACTGGGACCCTATACCGGCGCAAGGTTTTCCACGTATATCTCGATGCGACACGGGTCTCCGTCGAGTGAAGATGCGCTGGCGGAGATGCGGGCCCGCAACGTGAACCGAATAGTTCTTGTCCCTCTATATCCGCAGTATTCGATGAGTACGACCGGGACCTCATTGGCGTACTGGTCGACGTTGATGTCTCTGCAGACAGAGGGGACAGCACCTGCTTCTGCTGTCCTTGAGTATTCCGCACATCCAAAGTATCTGCAAGCTGTTTCGGAGCGGATGGATCAGGCGCTACAGCGCTTCCCGAAGAGGGTCCGTCGCAACGTTGAGATAGTCTTCTGCGCCGAGCACGCATCGACGCACGGGCCGTTGCATGACCATGATTCTCTGTGCGAGCTTGCGCATACGACCGTCAGTCGGCTGGGCACGATGCGCAATGATTCGAGACCATACAATGTAGCGTGCTTCTGTCCGGGCGTACGGCAGGGACGACGTGATCAACGCGACATGCGGCGAGTGGTACAGCGGCTGGTTACAGAAGGTGCTGAAGCTGTGATGGTTGTCCCGCTGGGCGTGGCCACGGACGATGTTTGGACGGCGTACACGCTGGATATTCTACTACGACAAACGGCAGGGGAGCTGGGAATTGGTTCCTACGAGGTTGCGTCGGGATTGAATTGTCATCCTCTCTTTATCGCATCTCTGGCGGAAATGGTCGGTGCCCAATTCTCTGACGCGACGGCCTCTGCACTTTCCGAGTCGGCAGGTGAGACCGACGATAATACTCGAAGGCACCCTGTTCGCAAGCGTGATTCGGAGCGCTCACCCGGTTGTCCAACTTGCCACGGTCCGGTAAAGGCCCACGAGTGGAGTTCCACGCCTCGTCGGGGCAAGACTCTGGGGTGA
- a CDS encoding alpha/beta fold hydrolase, translated as MAKFAESAVRLLAGQDAFPLPRVIRTRYPIVLMHGFGVLAGMRRGGHLYAAATFLRMHGVLAFAPNVAPYNTVSFRSSMWADRLADIRDQTGASKVNLIAHSMGGLDARWMIAKRGMHDTIASVTTVSTPHHGTYIADYVLSQPERIREILANLADWVGAHAVAGGEADFRTALSELTLEHVSTAFNPAIENHPDVRYASYAGAAGKGTETPINPILKIGNSILYAAEGPNDGIVSVESAKWGRFEETLEADHAAQVGLSLGINSRFSSNDFYLRLVLELAKDGC; from the coding sequence ATGGCCAAGTTTGCTGAATCAGCCGTCAGACTTCTGGCGGGACAGGACGCTTTTCCGCTGCCGCGGGTTATCCGTACGAGATATCCCATCGTGCTGATGCACGGCTTCGGCGTCCTTGCCGGAATGCGCCGGGGAGGCCACCTCTATGCGGCAGCGACGTTTCTCAGAATGCACGGCGTGCTGGCGTTTGCTCCCAACGTAGCCCCGTACAATACGGTATCCTTTCGGTCGTCGATGTGGGCTGACCGACTTGCAGACATTCGCGACCAGACCGGAGCCTCGAAGGTCAACCTCATCGCACACTCAATGGGCGGACTCGATGCGAGATGGATGATCGCCAAACGCGGAATGCATGACACCATAGCCTCGGTCACGACCGTCTCGACTCCCCATCACGGGACCTACATCGCCGACTATGTCCTTTCCCAACCGGAGAGAATTCGCGAGATACTGGCCAACCTGGCGGACTGGGTGGGCGCTCATGCCGTGGCGGGTGGCGAGGCCGACTTCCGCACGGCACTCAGCGAACTCACCCTTGAGCACGTGAGCACGGCGTTTAATCCGGCGATCGAAAATCATCCCGACGTTCGCTACGCGTCTTATGCCGGAGCGGCCGGCAAGGGAACGGAAACGCCAATCAATCCCATTCTGAAGATCGGAAACTCGATTCTGTACGCGGCCGAGGGACCGAACGACGGCATCGTCTCTGTCGAGAGCGCGAAATGGGGTCGTTTTGAAGAAACGTTGGAAGCAGATCACGCCGCTCAAGTTGGACTTTCCCTGGGCATAAACTCGCGCTTCTCCTCCAACGACTTCTACTTGCGCCTCGTTCTTGAACTGGCCAAAGATGGGTGCTAG
- a CDS encoding glycerol acyltransferase — MVRPVDITRSPDAPTDEIRSLPQRGSGVLQWLGTFVLKIMRWRIDNTLPSIPKAVVIVAPHTSNWDFVLGLAAALALDVDAHWIGKHTIFRWPFGRLMRWLGGIPVNRQATSGFVEQVVERFNQSDQLVLGIAPEGTRRKVQRWKSGFYHIAAGAKIPIVCAYLDYQSRVVGLGLNLMPTGNFETDLAVIQDFYAPYKGKRSSD, encoded by the coding sequence ATGGTCAGACCCGTCGACATCACGCGATCACCCGATGCACCGACCGATGAGATCAGGAGCCTGCCACAGCGAGGATCCGGAGTGCTTCAGTGGCTCGGCACGTTCGTATTGAAGATCATGCGGTGGCGTATCGACAATACGCTGCCGAGCATCCCAAAGGCGGTGGTGATCGTCGCCCCGCACACGTCGAACTGGGATTTCGTCCTTGGACTGGCTGCTGCACTGGCTCTTGATGTAGACGCCCATTGGATCGGAAAACACACGATCTTTCGGTGGCCTTTTGGTCGGCTCATGCGCTGGCTCGGTGGCATACCTGTAAACCGTCAGGCCACTTCAGGATTCGTAGAGCAGGTCGTAGAGCGTTTCAACCAGAGCGACCAGTTAGTGCTCGGCATCGCGCCGGAAGGCACTCGAAGGAAGGTCCAGCGATGGAAAAGTGGCTTCTACCACATCGCGGCCGGAGCGAAGATTCCGATCGTTTGCGCCTATCTCGACTATCAATCGCGCGTCGTTGGATTGGGGCTGAATCTGATGCCGACCGGCAATTTCGAAACCGACCTGGCTGTTATTCAGGATTTCTACGCCCCGTATAAGGGCAAGCGGTCAAGCGACTGA
- the kynU gene encoding kynureninase: MTFSPNESYALALDADDKLAAFRSRFHIPTDGEGRELIYFVGHSLGLQPHSVRAAIEAELSAWANLGVDAHFRGSLPWTQYGETLAPLLAPVVGGNEDEVILMNALTVNLHHMMISFYRPGDTRFKILMEEHAFPSDRYAVASQCVLHGYDPASTIITVRARPGEHTLRDEDIESVIQERGSEIALVLLGGVNYYTGQLFDLERIARAGRDAGCVVGFDLAHAAGNVELKLHDWDVDFAVWCCYKYLNSGPGSLSGCFVHQRHFADHDIPRLKGWWGEGLSKRFQMHGSFEPMHGAGGWQISNPNVLSLASIRASLALFHEAGLDELRHKQRRLTSYVEYLLDHHLRREIEILTPADAVRRGSQLSLMVHDDGRAAFDRLRENGVVCDWRNPNVIRVAPVPLYNTFHEVWRFVNLMRRK; encoded by the coding sequence ATGACGTTTAGTCCCAACGAGTCGTATGCGCTCGCGCTCGACGCAGACGATAAGCTTGCCGCGTTTCGCAGTCGCTTCCACATACCGACGGATGGCGAAGGACGCGAGCTCATTTACTTCGTCGGGCATTCTCTCGGGCTGCAGCCACACTCGGTGCGCGCGGCCATTGAGGCAGAGCTGAGTGCGTGGGCAAACCTCGGCGTCGACGCCCACTTCCGTGGCTCACTACCGTGGACACAATACGGCGAAACTCTTGCTCCCCTCCTCGCCCCGGTCGTGGGAGGAAATGAGGACGAAGTCATCCTGATGAACGCGCTCACCGTGAACCTCCATCACATGATGATCTCGTTCTATCGTCCAGGCGACACTCGTTTCAAGATTTTAATGGAGGAGCACGCATTTCCATCGGACCGATACGCAGTGGCTTCGCAGTGCGTGCTTCACGGCTATGATCCCGCCTCGACTATAATCACGGTCCGCGCCCGACCGGGCGAACATACACTGCGAGACGAAGACATCGAGTCCGTCATCCAGGAACGCGGTTCCGAGATCGCCCTCGTCTTGCTAGGCGGCGTCAACTACTACACCGGACAGCTCTTTGACCTGGAACGCATTGCCCGAGCCGGTCGCGACGCTGGCTGCGTCGTCGGATTCGACCTCGCTCACGCTGCGGGGAATGTCGAATTGAAACTCCACGACTGGGATGTTGACTTCGCCGTCTGGTGCTGCTACAAGTATCTCAATAGCGGCCCGGGGAGTCTCTCGGGTTGCTTTGTACACCAGCGACATTTTGCCGATCACGATATTCCCCGACTCAAGGGATGGTGGGGTGAAGGACTATCTAAACGCTTTCAGATGCATGGGTCCTTCGAGCCGATGCATGGTGCTGGTGGGTGGCAGATTAGCAACCCGAATGTCTTGTCGCTTGCTTCAATCCGCGCCTCGCTGGCTCTCTTTCACGAAGCGGGCCTGGACGAGCTTCGACACAAGCAGCGGAGACTCACGTCCTATGTCGAATATCTGCTAGATCACCACTTGCGCCGGGAAATCGAAATACTGACGCCAGCAGATGCGGTGCGGCGTGGATCGCAGCTTTCGCTGATGGTTCACGATGACGGTCGGGCCGCATTTGACCGGTTGAGGGAAAACGGCGTCGTCTGTGACTGGCGGAATCCGAATGTCATTCGGGTAGCGCCCGTTCCCCTGTACAATACGTTCCACGAGGTATGGCGATTCGTCAACCTCATGAGGCGGAAGTGA
- a CDS encoding T9SS type A sorting domain-containing protein, protein MSYLQDSRQTTRGHKPARVGSQRYVWIVLAAFVFAFVWFGPLLSAAQTRAGDDFVFDDTSVPVVHITINQVHLDALFLPGNQYSDEEKPATFAFMRGVDSVTVDSVGFRFRGNTSRDAAKKSFKVSFNTFRRGQKFFGLEKLNLNGEHNDPSIVRSKIGWDLFRSVGVPSSRANHVRLYINGQYFGLYVNVEHVDEQFLQRAFGTDAGNLYKCLWPADLAWLGSDPELYRQSGADRSPYDLRLKDDQFEGYDDLVHLIDVLNHSSAADFPGAIQDVFNVNGFLRALAVTALTGSWDSYWFLKNNYYLYSNPDTGRFEYVPYDFDNIMGIWWEGIYPGLDWTTRNVYAWGHPDPGEVRPLADRILSVPEFRSRYTLYLRRLLSGSFEPGPLHSRILALRSLVEDAAVEDLYRTFDYGYTVDQFNDSFFGALGGHVVDGLLPFVSERARTAATQLDIEDIVPVVSELIVSPPSGRPGAVVTISVRVEDEDAPDVRLYHRVGSGVEQEVPMSLRPDLGVDRYAAAVTSPEMPATIDYYVVAVDRSGQRVTTDIKSIVVLGSVSLHINEIMASNVMTAVDSAGEFDDWIELYNGDSTPVNVSGFTLTDDRNRPAKWSLPDTSIAPGGYLIVWADEDGTQGPMHANFRLARSGEYVGLYDSAGVPLDTLTFGAQQQDVASGRTPDGSDTWAFLATATPGRSNSGAVATDRTGRISGRDLIVYPNPFVSYVRVTASGEFGGIFEIFDLLGRKLVSYESGRGAAAEFRWDGVAADGSAVPSGIYFIRYSGLDGMVMTRSMVRLH, encoded by the coding sequence ATGTCATATCTGCAAGATAGCAGGCAGACGACTCGTGGGCACAAACCCGCGAGGGTGGGATCGCAGCGTTATGTGTGGATCGTGCTGGCTGCATTTGTGTTTGCATTTGTCTGGTTCGGACCATTGCTCTCGGCTGCTCAGACTAGAGCTGGCGACGACTTTGTGTTTGACGATACATCGGTTCCCGTCGTGCACATCACGATCAATCAGGTCCACCTCGACGCCCTGTTCCTGCCTGGAAATCAATATAGTGATGAGGAAAAACCCGCGACCTTTGCGTTCATGCGAGGCGTGGATTCCGTAACCGTCGACAGTGTCGGTTTTCGCTTCCGGGGAAATACCTCGAGGGACGCGGCGAAGAAGTCATTCAAGGTCTCGTTCAACACGTTCCGACGGGGCCAGAAGTTCTTCGGCCTGGAGAAACTAAACCTTAACGGAGAGCACAACGACCCATCCATAGTGCGGTCGAAGATCGGCTGGGACCTGTTCAGATCTGTAGGCGTGCCTTCTTCCCGCGCCAATCATGTTCGTCTGTATATCAACGGCCAGTATTTCGGGCTGTACGTCAATGTCGAGCACGTCGACGAGCAGTTTCTCCAAAGAGCGTTCGGAACCGATGCGGGCAATTTGTACAAGTGCCTCTGGCCGGCGGACCTCGCATGGCTGGGTAGCGATCCCGAACTGTATCGGCAGTCCGGGGCAGACAGGTCGCCGTACGACTTGAGACTTAAGGATGACCAGTTTGAGGGATACGACGATCTGGTTCACCTGATTGACGTCCTCAACCACTCGAGTGCTGCCGACTTTCCGGGTGCGATCCAGGATGTCTTCAACGTGAACGGCTTTCTTCGTGCACTGGCCGTAACCGCGTTGACCGGAAGCTGGGATTCGTACTGGTTCCTGAAGAACAATTACTACCTCTACTCGAATCCAGACACGGGTCGATTCGAATACGTGCCCTACGATTTCGATAACATTATGGGGATTTGGTGGGAGGGGATCTATCCCGGGCTTGACTGGACGACGCGCAACGTTTACGCGTGGGGGCATCCGGATCCCGGGGAAGTTCGCCCGCTCGCCGATCGTATTCTGTCGGTCCCGGAATTCCGTTCGAGATATACACTTTATCTCCGAAGATTGCTCAGTGGATCGTTCGAGCCAGGTCCCTTGCACTCTCGCATACTTGCTCTTCGATCGTTGGTCGAGGACGCGGCGGTCGAAGATCTCTACCGAACGTTCGACTACGGCTACACTGTCGATCAGTTCAACGATTCGTTCTTCGGAGCACTCGGCGGACACGTGGTGGACGGCCTGTTGCCTTTCGTGAGTGAACGGGCGCGCACGGCCGCGACCCAGCTGGACATTGAAGACATTGTGCCGGTAGTGTCAGAGCTCATCGTGTCGCCGCCTTCGGGTCGACCGGGCGCGGTGGTCACGATTTCTGTGCGCGTCGAAGATGAAGATGCGCCGGATGTCAGGCTGTACCATCGTGTCGGCAGCGGGGTCGAGCAGGAGGTGCCGATGTCACTCCGGCCGGACCTGGGCGTAGATCGTTATGCGGCTGCCGTGACATCTCCTGAAATGCCGGCAACTATTGATTACTACGTGGTGGCGGTTGATCGTTCTGGCCAGCGCGTCACTACGGACATTAAGAGTATCGTTGTGCTTGGAAGCGTGTCTCTGCACATCAATGAGATCATGGCGTCGAACGTGATGACCGCCGTGGATTCTGCGGGCGAATTTGATGACTGGATCGAGCTCTACAACGGCGATTCGACGCCTGTGAACGTAAGTGGGTTTACGCTCACTGACGATCGAAATCGCCCGGCCAAATGGTCTCTTCCGGACACGTCGATCGCTCCGGGAGGTTACTTGATCGTATGGGCCGATGAAGATGGGACCCAGGGACCCATGCATGCGAATTTTCGACTTGCCAGGTCTGGCGAGTACGTTGGACTTTACGATTCGGCAGGAGTGCCACTTGACACGCTGACTTTTGGCGCACAGCAGCAGGATGTAGCATCTGGTAGAACGCCTGATGGCTCGGACACGTGGGCCTTTCTTGCCACAGCGACGCCGGGCAGGTCGAATTCGGGTGCCGTCGCGACCGATCGCACTGGCCGAATCAGTGGACGTGACCTGATCGTCTATCCAAACCCGTTTGTCTCCTACGTACGCGTGACCGCGAGTGGTGAGTTCGGAGGCATCTTCGAGATTTTCGATCTGCTCGGACGAAAGTTGGTGTCGTACGAGTCTGGTCGTGGTGCCGCCGCAGAGTTCCGATGGGATGGCGTCGCGGCGGATGGCTCTGCAGTTCCATCGGGCATATACTTCATCCGCTATTCAGGGCTGGATGGTATGGTGATGACGCGGTCGATGGTCAGACTACACTGA
- a CDS encoding HD domain-containing protein: MKTRDSNHNASRYKIFSDPVHGFISVPRQPILELIHTPEVQRLRRIRQLGVGYLVFPGAEHTRFGHALGAMALMHDALVNLQEKGTPVSGAEFTAAQCAALLHDIGHGPFSHTLENILIRDFRHEMMSREMILRLADRFPDLDLALQIFDGTYDRPFFHQLVSSQLDMDRLDYLRRDSFYTGVVEGAVGVQRIIKTIRVHPSEGGPDSSIVIDAKGTYAVENFLIARRLMYWQVYLHKTVVAGDHVLHSIITRAQKQLADGDSYVADVCSPAFLFFLKQDLTSEDIQRDDVIEMYYELDDTDVLYSIKRWARTSDPILADLCARFLTRDFFRVSFLEEEPSVESMAARKERVRDWLVATGLSSIDESEKDVDLYFSAAHSRHSPYESVEDSIVVMQRDGRLYELSEGADTAAVSALRRFEIKPYVSCPREVI; the protein is encoded by the coding sequence GTGAAAACACGGGATTCAAATCACAACGCGTCAAGGTACAAGATTTTTTCGGATCCCGTTCATGGCTTCATCTCGGTTCCCCGGCAACCCATTCTTGAGCTGATACATACGCCTGAGGTTCAGCGACTCAGGCGGATTCGTCAACTCGGAGTCGGGTACCTCGTTTTTCCGGGCGCGGAGCATACGCGCTTCGGTCATGCGCTGGGTGCCATGGCGTTGATGCATGATGCGCTCGTGAACCTCCAGGAGAAGGGCACGCCCGTGTCGGGCGCAGAATTCACGGCCGCGCAATGCGCCGCCCTTTTGCATGACATCGGCCACGGTCCGTTTTCACACACCCTGGAGAACATACTCATCCGTGATTTCAGACACGAAATGATGAGCCGCGAGATGATCCTCAGGCTTGCCGACCGCTTCCCGGATCTCGATCTCGCGCTGCAGATCTTCGACGGCACATACGACCGACCCTTCTTTCATCAGCTGGTTTCGAGCCAACTGGACATGGACCGGCTGGACTATCTGCGGCGCGACTCCTTCTATACGGGGGTGGTCGAAGGCGCCGTCGGCGTTCAGCGAATCATCAAGACCATACGCGTCCATCCGTCCGAGGGCGGGCCGGATTCATCCATCGTGATAGATGCGAAAGGAACGTATGCGGTTGAGAACTTTCTGATCGCGCGTCGCCTCATGTACTGGCAAGTGTATCTCCACAAGACGGTTGTCGCCGGTGACCACGTTCTGCACTCGATCATAACGCGGGCACAAAAGCAGTTAGCCGACGGGGACTCCTACGTAGCGGATGTGTGTTCACCTGCATTTCTGTTCTTCCTGAAACAGGATCTAACGAGTGAGGACATTCAGAGGGACGACGTGATTGAGATGTACTACGAACTGGATGATACAGACGTGCTGTATTCGATCAAGCGCTGGGCAAGAACGTCCGACCCAATTCTGGCGGACCTGTGTGCACGGTTTTTGACGCGCGACTTCTTTCGCGTCTCATTCCTCGAAGAAGAACCCAGTGTGGAATCCATGGCCGCACGGAAAGAACGAGTCAGAGACTGGCTTGTCGCGACCGGCCTGTCGAGTATCGACGAATCGGAGAAAGATGTCGACCTCTACTTTAGTGCTGCCCATTCTCGTCACTCTCCGTACGAGTCCGTAGAGGATTCAATAGTCGTAATGCAGAGAGACGGGCGACTGTACGAGTTGTCTGAGGGTGCAGATACGGCTGCCGTGTCCGCACTACGACGGTTCGAGATCAAACCGTACGTCAGTTGCCCGAGAGAAGTGATCTGA
- a CDS encoding phosphatidate cytidylyltransferase, which yields MSDSAPQNRSAAEVPRKVLHLLVAVVPLLAVQWGQRITLMIALPTAILAVCADVLRSRNRKFEDFIQRWFGFMMRPSEESEGGRIVINGATWVVISFALLIALFPLQIAAASFLIFILGDAFAALVGQRIGRHTWPGGSRTIEGSVAFIVVGTLAAATFPGLSMWSAIPAVIVGALAEALPWPLNDNIRVPLVVALTLALIEYVPNLI from the coding sequence TTGTCAGACTCAGCGCCACAAAATAGGTCAGCGGCAGAGGTTCCGCGCAAGGTCCTGCACCTGTTGGTGGCTGTCGTGCCGTTGCTCGCGGTACAATGGGGCCAGCGGATCACGTTGATGATCGCACTACCGACAGCCATCCTGGCGGTTTGTGCCGACGTTCTCCGGTCGCGAAACAGAAAATTCGAGGACTTCATCCAGCGATGGTTCGGTTTCATGATGCGCCCGTCGGAGGAATCCGAAGGTGGACGTATTGTCATCAATGGCGCCACGTGGGTAGTTATTTCGTTTGCGCTTTTGATCGCGCTGTTTCCCCTGCAGATCGCCGCTGCATCCTTTTTGATCTTCATTCTTGGCGACGCATTTGCCGCTCTGGTCGGACAGCGAATCGGGCGACACACGTGGCCCGGAGGCTCGCGAACTATTGAAGGTTCGGTCGCGTTTATTGTTGTTGGAACGCTCGCGGCAGCCACCTTCCCCGGACTTTCTATGTGGAGTGCGATTCCAGCTGTCATCGTCGGTGCTCTGGCGGAGGCGTTACCGTGGCCGCTGAATGACAACATCCGCGTGCCGCTGGTGGTCGCGCTGACACTCGCACTCATCGAATATGTGCCAAACCTGATATAA
- a CDS encoding SDR family oxidoreductase, protein MNISLKNRTALVCGSTSGIGRACAETIAAQGANVILLARDADKLRTAADTLSTDAGQQHTYLQADFAEPDSVESVVRDALRQRGPVDILVNNTGGPHGGAIVDAEPDEFERALRSHLVCNHILARLLLPGMKSQNYGRIINIVSTSVRQPIPGLGVSNTTRAAVAAWAKTLSKEVAAFGVTVNCVLPGATRTGRLASLMKDRADRAQTSIEVEEQQWMSQIAAGRFAEPEEIGWAVAFLASAAAAYITGINLPVDGGRIDCN, encoded by the coding sequence ATGAACATTTCCCTAAAGAACCGCACGGCGCTTGTGTGTGGAAGTACGTCGGGAATCGGACGTGCGTGCGCCGAGACGATAGCAGCGCAGGGCGCGAATGTGATCCTGCTCGCGCGTGACGCCGACAAACTCAGGACGGCTGCAGATACGCTGTCGACTGACGCGGGACAACAGCACACCTACCTCCAGGCCGATTTTGCGGAACCGGACTCCGTTGAGAGTGTCGTGCGCGACGCCCTCCGACAACGAGGCCCTGTCGACATTCTCGTAAACAACACGGGCGGTCCCCACGGCGGTGCCATTGTCGACGCTGAACCCGACGAGTTCGAGCGTGCACTCCGGAGCCATCTGGTCTGCAATCATATCCTGGCAAGGCTTCTTCTGCCGGGAATGAAGTCTCAGAACTACGGACGAATCATCAACATCGTCTCTACCTCAGTGCGACAGCCTATTCCGGGTCTCGGAGTATCCAACACCACGCGGGCGGCGGTAGCCGCATGGGCCAAGACCTTGTCAAAAGAGGTCGCGGCCTTCGGCGTTACGGTGAATTGCGTTCTGCCAGGAGCCACGCGAACGGGACGCCTCGCATCGCTGATGAAGGACAGAGCTGATCGTGCTCAGACATCTATCGAAGTCGAAGAGCAACAGTGGATGTCTCAGATTGCCGCCGGCCGATTTGCCGAGCCAGAGGAAATCGGCTGGGCTGTCGCATTCCTCGCTTCCGCGGCGGCAGCCTACATTACAGGAATCAACCTTCCGGTCGACGGAGGCAGGATCGACTGCAACTGA